In the Balearica regulorum gibbericeps isolate bBalReg1 chromosome 3, bBalReg1.pri, whole genome shotgun sequence genome, AGAAAACCCCTCCTATTTAAGCAGTGCTCCTTTCCAGCCTCCTTTACATCTAAAGGAGCAAATCTAGAGAAACTCTGCCTCTCAACAGATGTGACTGTAGCcacaaaaaaagaggacaaTTTGGATAATCATTTAGACCTTTGGAGACTAAAGTGACATCTCTGACAAAtcttacaaaaatgttttgttctggCTTTGAGCTTAGAATCTCACAAAGAAGGAGACCTTGCAtgacacaaacaaaacaaactctgCAGTCTTGCAAGATGCATGCTACTTGTGTTATTTAAGCATTACATGCTTGCCGAGTACATCAAAAAGGACTTCAGCTTTTCAGATGTGTAagatggaaggagaaggaacaaGCTTAGGATTTCAGACAGAACCAAGGGCTTCAGTAAGGTGCATGCTCTGCATTTGAATTTCCAAATGCAAGATcacagggggttttttggtggaaGTTTTTTCTAAAAGTTACTACATATTAGAAAGTCACAGGGTATTCAAGAGGAAACATGAGTAGTGCAATGTGATTAAAGTACTTCACTGGAAATGTGAAGATTTCGGTTGAATTCCTGTTATACTCATCTTGTGCAATTTTGGGGAAGTTTCCACGTTATATCTCACTTTCTGAGAGGAAAAGTTATACCATTTTGGCTGTCTTTTAGCTAGATTGCATTGCCCTTATTTCTCCTGTACATTCGCAGTCCTAGCATGGCAAGCCCCATTCTTTTCCGTTGTTTCCATGTCAGCAATGAAGATTTCTGAACCACAAGGCTCTCAGGTAGAAGGTAGAAGAGGGGTCAACTGTTCACATTTCCAACACGAGAAGGGATTATCAAATAAAACTACTATACATTAGTTTGAGACaagcaaaatacagttttctacAGCAGGGTCGTAGTTCACATGTAGAACTCTGCCATGGGGTGCCACAAATGCTAAAAGTTTACAtgaattcaaaagaaaagcGAAACCCCACAAcctattgaaagaaaaagcattgtaGAGCAATTATGGACAGAAGGATCACTTCTGGCTCCAAAAGTCTCCAAGTAACAAGGCACTGTAAGTTGGAGGCTATATACAAGATACTGTAATTGCCCATACTGTTatatttccttgcatttttcttgtctcttttcCTTACACTGATGCTACTGGCCACTGTCTCACATGCAGATTGCACATCAGATCAAACAGACCTTTGACCTAATCCAATTCTGTCATTTTCATGGCTATGACATTCCCTTCTCAGTCACAAAATTGAACCAACAAAGGTTATGCAAGCCTCAGTTTTTAATGTGGCTCTGCTAACCATGCAAAGTGCATAGTATGGAGCAAACAAAAACATGCCAGTTCTTGAATCATACTGTAATACAATTTATTGTAGGCTATAATAGCAATTTATAAGAGGATTTTTAAGAGGAtgattttatctgttttcaaTTATGCCCACATAGAGCCCACCAATGTTGCCGAGTGTGTTTATCTACTGTCAACAGTATGCTGAATCCTGAACAACAGCTAACAACTACTACAAGTTGCACTGAAATCACACGTCTTGTGTGATctcagtttaaaaggaaaaaaaaaagcaaaacaaaaagaaaaaaaaaaaaaaagcagagcagcagcaagttGCTATATGGCTCAGCTTAATACTCTTTTCTGAAGGAGATGATGAACTTGGGGCCCCTCCCACATCCAGCAACTGAAACCTGCTCTCATGGAAAAAACCTGTTTGCCAGACAGGCCTTGCTCAGTGGCCCTGGGGATGGTGAAAATAACTCTGAACCCCAAGGGGTTTGTAGTGCCTTGTTTACAGTATAGCTCAGTTGTACAAAGACAGGTGCTGTTCCCAGCAAACTTCCACTGGAGAGAACTCTGCCATTGAATGATCCCAAATCTCTGATTCTGCCACCATGGCAACCTTTGCAAAAGCCAAAGCCCTGCACCAGCTTGCTTCCAAGGTTCAGCCTCAGGCAAGATGGGAACTAGAGAGGTAGCTTTGGCATCCTTTCCTGGCCACCCCCACTGTAAGACCAGCTATTTCCAGCCCTCTTATGGTTGTAGTTCAGGAGCTGTAGATTCATTTGTTCAAGGGAAAACAGGTGCCAGCATTTGCAGTGAGGGACtgcagggtgctgagcaccccaTTGTATATGGCCTGCCAGGACTGTCTTCTTGGTAATCCCAGCTGAAAAACGTGTTGAAAGAAGGGAAGTGGATTATAAAAGCCCATTTCACAACTTTGCGTTTGCTAAGGTAGACTTCAGAGTCACTGGTCACACTCACCTGCACTGTGCTAAACAAGAGGGTTTAACTTAGAAGACCCCTCCCAAAGGAAGAGTcacctcccttccttccagttTGCATGCTACAGCAGGCTTGGATCTATTTTTGAAGGCATTCTTACAGGTTACTCAGCTGGCAAGCAGCAATCCTATGTCTTAACACTTGAAAGGCTCAAGAAGCTGTGTCTACATCTACACTGCAGAAGGCAGAAACACTACCTAACTGTTCAAGCCAGCTACATGCCCCACCTGCATCCTACTCCATGTCAAGTGTGTGGAGGGCAGGTAGGGGAAGGAGAAGCATGCAATCCCTCCTTTCTCCGGGAATACCTGGCTCACAGGCTGAAAAACACAATAGCACCTTTTGGCTAGTCTGGGTACTGGGGTCAAATGCCTCAACAGACTTGCTGGGCAGCTTAAATCAAGGAAGCAAGGCTCCAATAAGAGTGGATAAATACCAAAGCAGGTTGTTCAGAGGCTGTGCAATCTTCACTCTTTGAGATATTCAACAGTGGACAGCacaaggctctgagcaacctgatcaaCTTTGAAGTTGGCTGTACTCCAAGTAGGAGGTTGAAGCacagacctccagaggtcccctTAAGCCTCAATTATTCTGAAATtctaaagactgaagcaaaaacCATCACAATACTGACACGGTAACTGTTCATCAGGCAAGACAAAGCTACTCTGGCTGCTCAGGAGCATAAAGTACTCAAGCCAGTCTCAGAGGGAAATGGCATTTAGTAACATTTTGGAGGAAAGGATACCATGTTAAAATGATGCAAAACATTAGATTTCCCTTCTTCCACAAAGACACTGTCCCAACATGACTTATGATACAGGATGCCAAGTTCTGGTTCTGTTGGTCCTAACAACTCTCATTCCTTCCTCACATATCatagaggggggaaaaggaaaggtctGTACTATCAAGATCTTTTACTGTACCTGAGTATGACAGGCCCACAGTAGGAAGGATGTATTTTGGTACACAtatcctccagctgcagccgTTCTCCTGGGCTGATATCATAGCTCTGCTTTGGATAGCTGACCAGCCAGCCGTAGTCCACCCCAGTCTTGATCTTGCGATACTCATTCTCCCGCTCtcgctgctgcttctctgcctgcTTGGTCTGCCAGCTCAGCTCCATCATTAGCGTCTCAACCACCATTTCTGTGGGGTTCCTCTGGGAAACGCGGTTTGGGGGCTCATTCCACCTGAACCAGGATGCCAGTGACATAGTGCTCTGAGTGCCTTCATTGGGAGTGGGttgaggggagggagggagaaaaaaagaacagcgCCATCATCAACACACCTCAGCTGAGAACATTCTCCCCCACACACCCCTTGAGTAGCACCTAAAAGTGCTACTGGATCAGCCACTAAGAACTAACTAGTGCTGAGCACCTTGAGAAATCTCACCCATAGCAGCCAACTTGTGCGGAGGGTGAGACAAAGCGTGAAGAGGCAGAGTTTCCCTTGAACTTGCAGTCACCACATAATTAAGATGACAGTCACAGGTCTTACATCTGAAATCAAGTTATAAGGATATCTTTATCCCTCCAGGTTAGGCTGGGGAACCATTCTCCTGCCCACACAGAAGAGCTGGGGCTAGGACTCGCCTGTCTGATCCCTCATGGGAGGGCACACCTTGCAGCAACCCTACGTGCAAAAACTCAGCACATGGAGTCAAACGATTGCTGGTAGCCACATTCAAGCCAGCAGGAGATCCTCAGGGAGGAGGACAGGATAGGTGAACTGGTGCagtgggctgaccctggctggaggccaggtgcccaccaaagctgctccgTCACTTGCCTCCTcagctgggatggggggaggggggggagaaaatattacaaaaggctcatgggtcgagataaggacagggagatcactcgTCAATTACCATCACAtgcaaaacagactcaatttGGGGAAACTAGTTTagtttattaccaatcaaaatcagagtaagataataagaaataaaaaccaaatcttaaaacaccttctccccacccctcccttcttcctgggctcaacttcactcctgatttctctacctcctccccaccagcagcacagggggatggggaatgaggGTTGCcgtcagttcatcacacattgtctcaCAACTcgcactcttcccctgctccagcatgaggtgaggtccctcccacgggagacagtcctccaccaacttctccaacacaagtccttcccacaggctgcagtccttcaccagactgctccagtgtgggtcccttccacggggtgcagtccttcaggaccagactgctccagcgtgggtctcccatggggtcacaagtcctgccagcaaacctgctccagcctgggctcctctctccacagggccacaggtcctgccatgagcctgctccagcacaggcttcccatggggtcccagcctccttcaggtgtatccacctgctccagcctggggtcctccatgggctgcaggtggatatctgctccaccatcattctccacgggctgcagggggacagcctgcctcaccacggtcttctccaggggctgcaggggaatctctgctctggcacctggagcacctcctccccttccttcttcactgaccttggtgtctgcagaattgTTCCTTTCCtgtattctcactcctctctctggctgcaaattgctcctttccccacccccccacccccccccttcttaaatcTGCTATCCCAGAtgcactaccaccatcactgatgggctcagccttggccagcagcaggtccatctcggagccagctggcattggctctgacagacacaggggaagcttctagtagcttTCTACAAAAGCtgcccctgtagcccccctgctaccaaaacctggccatgcaaacccaatacacctgggtaggtttgctgctgctgtaacaCAGGTGGTAGAGCTCGCACGTACTTAGGTCATACTGGCAGGAGCAATAGCTGCATTAACTACAAAGCCAGGCAGAGCTTTAACCATTATTTAGCAAATGTGTTGTTGCATGCAGGAGGAGAGGCTACACCATCTACAAGCTGAAGTCCAACTATCAGCTATGTGGGAAGAGTACGCCTTAGGTGCTACCATCAGCACCAAGGGAACTGAGACTGAGCTGAGAGGGAAGTAGCAGCATGCCAAGATTTAAACTGTAACTACTTCTAAGTGAGAGGTTTCTGCTGTAGGGGAGTTACCCAGCACGTCGAAGGCAGAACAAACTGCACCAATCAGCTCAGCAAAAGATGGAACTAACTGCCCACTGAGCCAATCCCTTCACTTCAAGAGGACAATGCATGGAACAAAGTTATTAACtgttgtatttgtatttaaacaCAATGGAGTCCAAAGCAGGCACTAGGGACCTGAACAGGAGCAAAACAGCATCTGTTTCTTCACACAGCATACTTACGTGCCTTGTTGCTCCCTTCCATTAGCCCCCAGGGAGAAGGGGTGGCCCAAATAACGGTTGCAGCTGGGATTACCAAAAGGCTACTCCTGGCAGTAGCTCAATCAGGACATGGCATCAAAAGTTAACATGAGGGCAATGGATTAAAGAGCCTGAATCTGCAGGGCCTGAACAAATCCTCACTGCCGAGACACAGACATGAAGACAAAcata is a window encoding:
- the RD3 gene encoding protein RD3, with the translated sequence MSLASWFRWNEPPNRVSQRNPTEMVVETLMMELSWQTKQAEKQQRERENEYRKIKTGVDYGWLVSYPKQSYDISPGERLQLEDMCTKIHPSYCGPVILRFRQLVAEYEPEVQEVSRLFRSVLQEAAEKIKEEEEAKKLARQWNTKNKTSLSLTTFKSRSRISPFISDIKTISEDVERGTQPTRRVWSMPEFRNTKDY